The genomic stretch ggaggtaaccttaggtggtagaaatcctagtgagtgaagttaggtcgtgaaaatcctaggaggaggtaaccttaggtagtggaagtcttagtgagtgaagttatgccttagtgagtgaagctaggtggttaAAATCCTAGGGGAAGATAATCTTAGGTGATGAAAGTTTTGGTGAGTAAAGTTAGGTAGTgaaaatcctaggaggaggtaaccctatAAAATGATAAAGTCTTGGATGCTGTCTTAGCATGaagcctagtaggtcgggtagacttacaggagtgcggcttgatcctaagggattgacccttagATGGTAGACTTGGAAAAGGGACTCCAAGCAAAACAGAGAGTAGACAAATGTAAATGGGTGAACCTGACCCAAACCGATTTAGGAGACCGAATCGATGGTTCGGTAGATCGACTGGGTTTAGTTTAGATTGTTGAGTTGTCAAAAATATTGACATAGAAGATGATGTGGCAAAAGATCATCTTTATGATTTGGATCAGGACGAGGATAAGCTAGATGATGTGGCTAGAGATAAGATTTCATCCAGATAAGAGTTGATCCAGATAAAGATTTGAttaactctataaaaggagacaAAAGCTCTATATTCAATACATAAATTCTTTCATCCTACTCTTCATCTTTACACTCAGACGAACTTATTGTGAAGCTCTGCGACTGAGGAAGCTCCAAGAAGGGTGTGCTACACTCAGGACTTCCGGATTGATCGTCatattttgtttggtttgattATTTCaagttatatttaatttattattatttgtgcTTGAATTTCAAACTGTAAGAtgagtttctccaccttcggaaaGCTTCTGGAAAGGAGACCACTAATCGATGGGTGCCTCCTATGATTAGGCCTTGGATGTACTGACCTTGGGgggttgggaaccaagtaaaccccacgtgttttttttattgtttgattTATTATTTCCGTTGCTACTAACTAACTTTGTAAAAAAGAACACGATGAAACACGAAAAGAAAATGTACGAAAATGACCCCATCGACGTGCATCGATCCAACACCGACTCCCAAATACCCACGAAACTGGGGAGAGAATATATAAGTTCAATCCCTCGACTACTCAAAACCTGTGGAGTCGGGGAGAAAGTAGAATATCAATCCTCATTAAAGATAATATCTCGATCCCTCGACTTTCCAATATCCACGGAGTCGAAGAGCGAATAATAGGCTCGATTCCACGACTCTCAAATATCTACGGAGTTAGTGAGAGAGTATAATAGAAAACCAAACTCTTGTGCCAACTGAGGATTTGGAGAATAAGAATTTCACGGGGACAAAGACTCATGAACTTATAGGGCAATGTTCGAACGAAAATAACGTCTAAGAAATTCTATCTTCTTCTTACACTATGATGGCGATGTGTTTGTCGAAATCCTCGGGGGTCATGGTGAGAATAGAGAGTTTTACGACGCCATTCATCTTCACATCTCAGATCAGGCTTGCGTTTCCCATAGATAAAGTTAAATTTGATCCTATTTGAAATTGATGAGGGTTGGATCTTCGATGCGGTGTCCCTGATATTGACCCAACCACTATAACTAGGAGGAATGTGGCACCATCAGTGATGCTAGCAAGTTTAGTGAGCTAGCTTCTGCTTGACTAAATCATTGAACCTTCAAAAGAAATCAAGAAAAGGAAGTCAACACATGGAGGAAGTCTCTGGCCAACCGTGCCTACAAACCTGCTAGAAGACAAGAAAAGGAGAATAGAGAATTAGAAAGATGGCGGAGGGTGCCCAAGCTAATCCACTCCAATGCTTAAGTTAATCTCCagatcagtataaaaagaacttaccttaaatggtcatgctcaatacactcagagtgtactagtgtaattttatagttaagataaactaataccaaattacactacgactattccaatagtttgttcctttccatcttagtcgtgagctactgtttataatttataaggaattgataacatgatcttctgtatgtgacaccacacaccatgttatctacaatataaattaattgaataactatacttagcatataaatgtagacatttgaccaatgtgattctttatttcaaaataaatgtttataaaaagctagacttttagtatacactctaacaatgattATGGAAAGGATAAGGTACCCAAGGTTAAGAAAAAGAAGTCTACTAAGGTACACAATGTGGGTGTAGCCAGgttagatgagtcacctagggagatgATTAAGGTTAAGAgttctaaggttaggaagagcctttgggacccatggtagatgagttatcaaatgtgccaagtgatttggagacggacttgagtctcaaatccaAGAAATTAGCACAATTGGGTTGAGTTTCATGTATGAAAATATGAATtgagttcatattgcatgaaaaatagtttttgatgtatagatgtcatataaactaatgctagggatgcattatagtTTAGCATGAacagatacatcaagagaaagtcaaaattaggactttaggtcaaggttcaaatGAACCATTTAACTAGTTTTAGATTTTTATCAATCTTGGCATCTGTgatcaatatatttatatatatatattttccaagTAGATATTGGTAAAATGgacatctccacaaaatttaaaattttttggaggtctatgaaatttttggtgcatttctgaagttgagtCAGAAATGCTGTTTTTGGCTGAAAtagagtgccagtcgactgcaacatttactagtcgactggtaacactattCACAAGCATAGAATATTTTTGTGAGTTCATTTTGAAGAGGACATTCGACTGGGGTTAATGGCAGTCAACTGATAcagtctgaaaatattttttagtatTAAAAAATGATCAAAAGAGTGGTGAATATATATGTAATCTTATAGggaattaatacatgatgtttatgattattagaggttaaagagtccaataattgggatatgaTTGGAGCTCTTTCTGATGTATGGCAAAAGGAGAGAAGTGttagtttaagtgggaaacctacacacctttgcaagaaaacctagctcaagggggagcttaggtgaagggggagcaattGCTCACTTGTTGGCAAAGATGGAGAAGTTTAACTTTatgaaaaatcctagctcaagagagagcttaggtgaagggggagcctagagtTAGATTCCATGTTTATGCATGTGTGATTTGCATAGTTACTTTATAttgttattgcatttatgtttccctaacttaaacgggccgccaaacatcaaaaagggggagattgttggagcaatgcAGGTACCCTAGGTGTTAATGTATgagtaaaggtttaagttagatttattattgtatttgatatgcattgtgagtgtgcaggatacaggtacaacaaggagagtccaagtgtgaccttggcaaaggaggaaagtccaagggtgagtcttgacggtgtaagtccaagcatgtagtcttggcaacgtaagtccaagtgtgacttgataaTGGATAAAGTCCtggaggcacgacctcttggccAAGGAAGACTTGACAACAATGACAAGAacgatggaagctctagaagacaaggcgtgaaggatgaggagacatccgagggaccaaggctgatggaggaggctagaaggctaggtttagATTGGTCAggtgaggacgagtgctgagtgaatgtactcagggGTCAAATCCTAAGATTAGGATTTTACGGTAGTagttattgtagcagtcgactggtatttgaTCAGTCAACTGGTAGTCGACCGTTGGCTTGTAATTGTCGAATTTTACttaggaccagtcaactggtagtcGACCATTGACTTGTAATGAtcaaatttcacttaggaccaaaATTATGCTATGACATCTATCATTTTACCACCTGTTTTTGTTGCATATGATTTCTACAAAATGCACTTTGTTATTTTAATAGGCGTGATTATGATACTTAGGTGCTTGGTTACATTTGTTAGCTTTATGTCTTTGGTTTGACCACACTCCAAATTAATGTAAATGTCTGTACGGGAGAAATTCATGCTTCTCTATGTTAAGCTTTGTTTAGCCATTGTTCTGATGATTTTGGTTGAAGCCTTGAAGGTAATAAGGATTTCTATATTTCAATATTAATGTTAATTCTATTTGTTGCTTGGAATGTTATTTAGTTGAAGATCAATCTGGGGCAATGTTGTCCATTTTGTCCTTTAACCTTCATATACTCTCTTTTTTGTGTGTGTCATATTCTATGATAATCGCATGCAAATGTCATGCCACGGTTAATTGGATTGTATCAAATCAATATGGAAATTAATCTTAGTAGCAATACGTTTTGATGACCAATACTGGAGCAAAACATCACCTAAAATACAAGGTGAAGGTCTCATATAAACCTGCAGGGAAATCTCTAAAAGtacagatgatattatcagttcaaaatttgaaatattcAGATATTGTATTTGAATAATCACAAATAAGGGCTCAAACACCTTTACCTGAGCAACTATCCAAAGGTTCCAAACTTAACTGTAGTTGATGCCAATGTAGTTGATAGTTGCAAGATGGAGTTGATTGTAAATAGGAGTTGTATGATTGCAGATCATCCTTTGCTTTGATATCGTATAACGTCAGGCCATTTTCCTATTTTGGTCCAGCTTCCTAAATTTGTGACATCGAGTCCTTAtcagatcctatggctgagattATCCCTTGatgttttttaaatattcttgTATTTCCTTTGAAATCATATCACCATGCAAAGTATATACAAGCATGTTATGATCTGAATAAAGTTTCTTTCAAAATCAATAACCCTGGTGGTACCTTGGAAGAGATCGATGGTCATACATCTTGCTCAGTAGAATAAAGTAATGTCTCCTTCCATGTGCATACCTTAGTCCGCGGGGCCGTTGGCGGCATCGTCGTGAGGCTTTCCTTCTGCGAAGGAAATCCCTAACAAGGGAAAAAGCAATGAAATCCCCAAAAAGTCCCACAAGGAACCTATTTCATAGTCTCAGATCATGTATGATATCCAAATTCTCATGTTTCTATAGATATACTTCTATTGTCATATTCTCATGTCAGATAGTTTGTGAGATTTGCCATCCCTTAGGACAACCACGTTCAGCAAAACCGCATGAGTCAGAGTCGACGATGCTTTCAGCACTTGCCACCTTTCTGTTAGTTGCAGCCGTTCTCCACCTGTGACACGCATGCCACACGCTGCCAAAAAACCACCAACCTCCGCTCTATAAACGTACTCCACCTTCTCATCCTCAGCCACTCCAAGTTGAGCGGCGCTGGCGGCCATGATCACGATGATGCCCCTAATGAGGCCAGTCTCGCTTCTCTTGGTCCTCCTCTTCCTTGCTGTTCCAACAACTGCCCATCCGATCCCTGTCACGTCGGCTTCGAGAAAGATCGGCATCGGCGGGTGGGCGCCGATCAAGGACGTGGAGGATTCCCACGTCAGAGAGCTCGGCGATTTCGCCGTGGAGGAGCACAACAGGCGGGAGCACGGTGAGCTTACCTTCGACAAGGTGGTGACGGGTGAGACGCAGGTGGTGGCCGGGATCAACTATCGCCTGGTGCTGCGGGCTAGGGACGGCGGAGGCTCGGCGGCCGACTACCAGGCGGTGGTGTGGGAGAAAGTGTGGATCAACTTCAGGCAGCTCACTTCTTTCGTGCATATTGAATCGTAGGTGTTTCTACTGTTTGGCTGgggagaagatgaagatggatCCATTGATGAATCATAaataaaggaagttttatttggAATTAAATTCAATCAATTTtgtttcaaaatataattaataatcaAGATGATACAAgttggattttgtttgtttttgataAATGTGAAAATCAAAATTGCATAGAACCTGTATGATTGGAAGATTCTTCGATGAAGATATATATAACTCTTAATTGTGGATCTTCGAAAGATGGACCGGAAAAGAATTCATAGTGAAAAGAAAATCCCTAGTAAACAGATACTTTATGATATAATAATTCCAGAGACTTTCATTATTTTGCTCGGGCTAGATTTTCTGGCGGAGCTTTCTTTCAAGTCAATGCTGTCCTCCCGACAAGATCACTAGCAAAATGGTGCAAACGCAAACGAAATGAGTTAAAAATACGTAGCCGTAGCTCCTTATCTTTCACATTCACTCTGCCGGAGAAGACAGGATACCGAGTCCTCCGTTCTCCACCAACGCAACGGATACCGGTTTTCCACGGGCTCCACCAAATTTATAAAACACGAGTACGACGTGGGTGGAGGCGATGCTAGTCTCATAAGACAGAAATCCAATTTCAAGTCCTAAAATTCAATAATACAGAAATCTCCACCGCTCGTtttcttcattttcctttttttattattctttttgaTCGAGAGACGAACATAAAAGCCGTTCTCGGCGTCGGCTGATCGTAGCGCCCCGATTCTGATCGAGCTCGCGCGACCGGAGCCCCAGGTTTTTAAATCTCGACTTTTCCGCCCTTCTCGAACGCGAACCCTAACCGGAAAAATCCTGCTTCAGTCTGGTGTGGCGGTGCCTGGCGATCAACGCTGGGGCGCACAATGAAGGGTCTCTTCAAGTCCAAGCCGCGGACTCCGGCCGATATCGTGCGGCACACACGGGAACTCCTCGTTTACATCGACCTCAACGCGAATTCCAGGGACCCCAAGCGTGAGGAGAAGGTTAGCGGTTCCAAGGGGATCGGCTTGTTTTATCTTATTGCTCAGTACTGAACTCGAACTTGAGCACTTCGTTTCCTTCGTCTAGCAATTAGACTTGATATATGTTCTCGATACGAAAAATCAACATTCAATTCAGGATATTCTAATTTAAGTCGGATTCCACGTAATGGTCCTTTTTGTTGGTTAACTGAAAGTGCGTTAATCAGTTGAGCCGCTTGGTTATATCGGATAGCACAAATCCATTTCAGTCTAGTATTCAATCATGTTTCTTTTGGACAATCGTTCCCTTATATTGGCATTTAGTTAGTTACAAACTGGAATTTACTTGTCCACCTCTGTCTCGGTGCTGCCATTTCTACAACATTTCAAGTTTGGGCATGTGCAAAATGGTAGTGCTGCTCATTTGGTGCAGCACACAAGGTGTCTTTGATCCATGTTGCAGAGTACTGTTAGATGCAGTCTCTTATCCGGTCTCATGTGGTGTGTATGCACATTCTGCAAATTTAGATTTCCTAGAATAGATGGGCAATAGTTATAGAACTCTTTGCTATCTCCTGTGACAGTTATATACCTATTGTGAATTATGATCAGAATAGGTATGCTGCTTGTTCTTGAAGTATGTCTTTGTCTCTGCCAATTCTGATTTAAGTTTTTTGTTTGAAGTATACTGTCATCTTGATGCGTGTTTCAGTTGAACCAAATAGCCCTGCCTAACTCACTTTTCCTTCATATCAACATAACCAAAAGGTTGATTTTATATAGAGAACTCAATATTTTACTGCAGATTGGAGATGCATGATATCTACTGAGATATTTTTATCGAAGCAAATTTGTTTTTTTATGCCATAAACTCATTGTGGCATTCATTATCTTTGCTTTCAGGTGGCCTTTGGATTAGTGTTGGATAGTTACACTGACAACAGACAATGTAGTACAAAGAGAATGCTAAGACTAATGTATGAAGttattagaaaaatataaaatactatTATCTAGAAGCATTTGTACATAATTACAGTAGATGATAGAATGAGAAAAAGTGAAGTGAGATGACATGGATTGTTCAAAGTTGACTAATATGTTCTACAACTATGATGAATTGGGTCTATTAGTATTGGAAGTGTAAAGAGTGGAGATTGATCTAAGAAAACTCTAACTAATGTAAGAAAAAGTGATTTATTTGATCTGAATATTACTTGTGTTATAGTCTTGCATGAAGAGTGCCAATGTCAATCCCTAGATTGAACAAACAAAGTTGAAAGTTGCATTAGACCTAGACAATCAATGTTAAAAAATCTTATAAATCTATAGACATGAATTTTTAACTAGATCTTGGAGGGATAAGATCCATGTAACTAACCCCAAAGACAAATATGGAATGGTGATGTATATTGTCTTGCGTAGAGTTCAATGAAGGGAGGATAATGTCCATGAAGCCAACCCCAAATATTTGccactaacacacttatgatggTGATTAATTTCTTTAGCTGAGTTGCAAAGATCGGtctttcattattattattattatcattatttcttataattttataAGTCTTCTATTTCAAATTCAGAAATTTTGCAATCTTTTACTTTTGACCTTTTGACCTTTTGAGGATCACACTATTAGCCAATGCAAACCAGTTGTGAGATTATGTGGAGTTCTTTTTGCAAGCATGATCATTTCTATCTTTGGTATCTAAACTACACTAGAAAGTCTTATTTACCTTGTTTGGCCTTCTTTCTTTTGATATACAATACTTATATAAGGTTCAAGTTTTAAGTAGTGCTATCAATTTCAATTATGTTAAAGCTTTTTATCAGTCTAGGGGAAAAAATTCTCATGTTATTATCAAACAAAAAATGCAATATATTAGTTTATAACCATGGTTCCACATCATAAATTTTGTAGTGGCATTTACCTTAATAGTTGGTGCTTTTCCTCTTGTTAATTAAAGTTAGTGGCTGGTATAATTTGATTGCTTTGAGTAAGATAACATTATTGTCACTGGTCATGCAGTTAAAACAAAATTTTTAGTAGATGCCAAGCATTTAAATTTCATTATATGTCGGACAACATACATCCATTGTCATATGGAACACATCAACACAACTAATAGAGGCGAGGGAGAGTTGTGATCATCTTCCTTAGTTTTGTGAGTCACCACCGGAGTCACAATGGGAAGCATGATGCTGAAATGAGGAGGAGAGCAAGTGTATTCCTCAGTTATAGAAGCTGCCACCAGAGCCATGGGGCCTTCCGCCTTCTTTTGTAAGACTAGTGGCATTGTGAGTTCTGTGAGGTATGATTTAGTTGCCATGTCATCTGTGGAATtcctccatttcttcttcttcgtctaaactctcatcctcctcctcctcctcctgatTGGTGCCGAGCAACACTACCTCGATACGTTGTTGACACTATCGCTACATTTAGTTGATGTGCTTTTacacatggtttaaaattttgagtcaTATCGGAGTTTTGATTTATGATCAAAACGATATAGTTTctgtatcgtatcgtgccgtgggaatatagttttggtattttttaaatataaaatacattaatttaaaatatttttttaatttaaatatttaaaaaaaataaaatacatagtaataataataatattttttaaaaggaaaaaatattgaaTCATGGAGTCTCTTGACCCCGTAGAGGTCACCGCAGTGCTGGTGTTGGGCGGCAGATGGAACAATAAATTTCGTTCGTTTCGCTTAGCATGGTACGAAATTTAAACCATATATTCACATACTATGTGGTAAAGTAATTACAATGTATCACGACAAGATTATCTTGGACTAGTGCTGTATTAATATCTTAACTTGTCTGATGTCAATGACAATTACATGAGATAGAAAACCAATTAATCACCAGAACTATTAAAAGATTGTTGTATCTTTTTATTCTATTTCAAATCAGTTTACATGCCCTGTATTTAAAGATATACAAAGGAATTAAAAAAGGAAACAACTAATTACAATTAATTAACTTTCCTAAAAGCTACATATTTATACGGCTTGAATCTTCCTAAGATCATGCTAATATCATGActaattgattttattttcaaCACTTTCCAACACTTCCCCTCAAGCTGGTTTGAAGATATCTTCCATAGTCAGCTTGTCAATCAAATACTCGAATTGTTTTGATGACAATCCTTTAGTGAGTATATTTGCAACTTGTTCAGTAGTTGGAATGTAGGGCATATAAATCAGACCATTATCTAATTTTTCCTTGATGAAGTGCTTGTCAATCTCAACATGCTTCTTTCTATCATAAAGAATTTGATTGTGTGCAATGGAGATGATTGCTTTATTGTCGCAGTATACTTTCATAGACAATGAATATGAAACTCCCAATTCTTCCAATAATCTCTTGATCCATATTGTCTCACAAACACCAAGAGCAAGAGCTCGAAACTCAGTCTCAACACTACTTCTAGCCACCACATGTTGCTTCTTGCTACGCCATGTAACCAAATTACCCCCAACAAATGTACAATAGCCCGAAGTTGATCTTCTATCAGTGACATTTCCAACCCAATCTGCATCAGTGTAAGCTTCGACTTGAAGATGCCCATGCTTTCTAAACAATAGACCTTTTCCTGGAGTTCCCTTCAAATACCTTAAAATTCCGTAAGCTGCATCGAAGTGTGTTGGACCTGAAGAGTGCATAAACTGACTTACAGCGCTAACTGCAAAAGCTATATCAGGGCGAGTATGCGAACGGTAGATAAACCTCCCAACTAGCCGTTCGTACTTATCTCTTCTTCAAACTTCTTCAGGTTTGGCTCGTTGGAACTTAATATTAGACTTCATGGGTGTCTCAGCTGCCCTACAACCTAGTATACCTGTTTCCTTGAGAAGGTCCAGAACATATTTCCTTTGTGTAACAAATATACCGTCTTTGGATCATGCAAACTCCATACCAAGGAAGTATTTCAATACTTCTAGTTCCTTGATCTTGAATTCATTGGCAAGCACTTCTTTTAATCTTGTAAGTTCAATATGATCATCTCCAGTTAAGATTATGTCATCCACGTAGACGATCAGGATGGTAATCGTCCCTCCTTTAGAGCGTTTGAAAAACACGGTGTGATCCGCTTCACTTTGGCAATAACCTTGACTTTTAACAGTCTTCCTAAATCGCTCAAACTAAGATCTTGGTGACTGCTTAAGTCCATAAAGAGatttttttaagcaacatacTTTATTTCTGCCATATTTTTCCTTGAATCCCGGTGGCAACTCCATGAACACTTCCTCTTCTAAGTCTTCATTTAGGAAGACATTCTTTACCTCTAATTAAGACCAATCAAAATGTACTGCCAGAGAGATAAGAACTCGGATTGAATTTATTTTTACAACTTGGCGCAAAAGTTTCGTGTCTGTGTAAATCCCTTAGCTACGAGTCTAACTTTGCACCTTTCTACACTACCATCAACTTTGCACTTAATGGTAAACACCTATTTGCATCCCACTATAAATCAACAACCTTCCAAGTGTCATTTCTCCGAATAGTATTCATCTCTTCTAGTACTGCTAACTTCCAATTCGGGTGATCTAGAGATTCCTGGATGTTTCTTGACCCAAACAGGTGAGTAATATTTGAGACAAAGGCCCTATAATTGTTGGAAAGCTTATGATACAACAAATATTTGACAATAGGATGACTAGTACAGGTTCGAACATCTTTCCTAATGGCAATAGGTATATTATTGTGAAGCATGGTTGCTAGAATAGAGAATTACTTATAGAATTTTGAGTGTCCAATTGACCTGACTCCGGAAGTGATGATAAACTTTTTAGGGATAGTTGTATGATCCTCACCCTTTTGACGAAAACGTTTCCTACTAAAAACACAAAACTTAGGCAAAAAGATTAGGAATCTTTGATAGTATTTCTCCCCCGTCTATAAATTCTCTACATTTGACACCAATAAACTAGGGTTTTCTTTATTTTCATTAGTTAAAACTTGTGTCTCTTGGTTTATTTCAGAATTTTGGTTGAATTATGGAAAAAACACATTCGGCATAGGTACATATGAGTGCCAAAATTGATCTTCACTCTTTTCTATCTTCCCCGGAAGATCATTTTGTTTAAAGaaggtttttttgtttttttccccaAAAAAATGTCATCCAtcctaactatttttttttttttttgtattgggATTCAAACATTTGTATCTTTTTTATTAGGAGCATAATCAAGAAAAATGCACTTTTCTGCCCTAGGATCAGCTTTGAATGCAAGTGATTTGG from Zingiber officinale cultivar Zhangliang chromosome 5B, Zo_v1.1, whole genome shotgun sequence encodes the following:
- the LOC121987671 gene encoding cysteine proteinase inhibitor 1-like, whose translation is MITMMPLMRPVSLLLVLLFLAVPTTAHPIPVTSASRKIGIGGWAPIKDVEDSHVRELGDFAVEEHNRREHGELTFDKVVTGETQVVAGINYRLVLRARDGGGSAADYQAVVWEKVWINFRQLTSFVHIES